From the Cryptomeria japonica chromosome 2, Sugi_1.0, whole genome shotgun sequence genome, one window contains:
- the LOC131046315 gene encoding uncharacterized protein LOC131046315: MTKWEASSPSWHKLNFDGAVHNNWQAGGGVIRDHQGFLIVAYAGSLRNHTINQVEGMAVLWEMKFAIAICIKQLEIEGDSNIIVEAFSGRSVAGWKVEVILRDVRMLLANLDSFTICHIYREGNAVADSMAAFGMLQDGLRCWRNVHLLSVVTKEILERESLSANNV; this comes from the coding sequence ATGACAAAATGGGAAGCCTCAAGTCCCTCATGGcacaaattaaactttgatggggcggtCCACAATAATTGGCAAGCTGGAGGTGGTGTTATAAGAGACCATCAGGGTTTTCTTATCGTCGCCTACGCTGGAAGTTTGAGGAACCATACTATCAACCAAGTTGAGGGGATGGCCGTTTTATGGGAAATGAAGTTCGCCATTGCTATATGTATCAAACAActtgaaattgaaggtgattctaataTAATTGTGGAGGCTTTCAGTGGAAGAAGTGTGGCGGGATGGAAAGTGGAAGTGATATTGAGGGATGTTAGAATGCTCTTAGCTAACCTTGATAGTTTCACTATCTGCCATATTTACAGAGAAGGGAATGCGGTTGCTGACTCCATGGCTGCTTTCGGAATGCTGCAAGATGGCTTACGGTGTTGGAGGAATGTTCATCTGTTGTCAGTGGTTACCAAGGAGATCCTTGAGAGGGAAAGTTTAAGTGCTAATAATGTTTAA